In the bacterium genome, one interval contains:
- a CDS encoding (d)CMP kinase codes for MKGIRIAIDGPAGAGKSTAARLLAERLGYKYIDSGAMYRAVTLLALRFDVGWEDEKKLAMLIDKHNICQNGLITTIDGEDVSLAIRSKQVSEAVSVVCKHPLVRKKLVEMQRNLAKDGAVVMEGRDIGTVVLPDAELKFFIIADQEERARRRLKEMVALGKNVTFTEVLENIKLRDLLDSSRAVAPLRQASDAILVDNTRMPIDFEINIMEKIARKKLENKVKF; via the coding sequence ATGAAGGGAATACGGATAGCTATAGACGGACCAGCGGGAGCAGGGAAAAGCACCGCTGCACGACTTCTCGCTGAAAGGCTTGGATACAAATACATCGATAGCGGTGCAATGTACAGAGCGGTAACTCTTCTTGCGCTTAGATTCGATGTCGGCTGGGAAGATGAGAAAAAACTTGCAATGTTAATTGATAAGCATAATATTTGCCAAAATGGTCTTATCACGACCATTGACGGCGAGGATGTGAGCCTGGCTATTCGTTCTAAACAGGTTAGTGAGGCGGTTTCGGTGGTTTGTAAACATCCTCTTGTGCGTAAAAAGCTCGTTGAAATGCAGCGAAATCTTGCTAAGGATGGGGCAGTGGTTATGGAAGGAAGGGATATAGGAACCGTGGTGCTTCCTGATGCTGAACTGAAGTTTTTCATAATAGCGGACCAGGAGGAAAGAGCGCGAAGAAGACTTAAAGAAATGGTTGCTTTGGGAAAAAATGTTACATTCACTGAGGTGCTTGAGAACATTAAGTTGCGAGACCTTCTGGATAGTTCGAGAGCTGTGGCGCCGTTAAGGCAGGCTTCTGATGCAATACTTGTGGACAATACAAGGATGCCGATAGATTTTGAGATTAATATAATGGAGAAAATAGCCAGGAAAAAATTAGAGAATAAAGTAAAGTTTTAA
- a CDS encoding 30S ribosomal protein S1 has product MVEEKNQKSSKEPAIEVLIEKDVDEEGNVILAEGDIDDEKLTISPEEIEEQKRIYSQGCAVLKDGTIIEGTVIAVRGNDVMIDIGFKSEGILPIDEFGEQKPEVGQKVEVFLDALEDENGQVVISKKKADFIKVWDIIREAYETQKPIKGKIKKRIKGGMVVDILGVDAFLPGSQIALRPIPDFDALIGEEYEFRVIKLNKMRRNIVVSRRALLEAEREKQRQELLKTIEEGQVREGIVKNITDFGVFVDLGGLDGLLHITDMSWTRINHPSELVKIGDKIKVKILKYDREKQRISLGLKQLTPSPWDDVDKRFPKGAKVKGKVVNLTKYGAFVRLAEGVEGLIHVSEMSWTKRISHPAEMLEVGQEIFCVVLDVDKENHKISLGLKQLEPDPWQVAAKKYKPGTRVTGVVRNLTAFGAFVEIAEGIEGLIHISDISWTKRVNHPSEFFRRGQKIEAVVLEIDPENHKLSLGYKQLQPNPWPALGRKYFVGAETEGRIIHMTDRGVVVELPDKVEGFVPVTQLGKRVDRPQDAFGVGDILPLKVIEFEPRDHRIVLSVDAYFKSREKADLERYLAAHPIKTVKVRDVAKVTHRKKEESE; this is encoded by the coding sequence ATGGTGGAAGAAAAAAATCAAAAGTCGTCAAAGGAACCTGCTATTGAGGTTTTGATAGAGAAGGATGTGGATGAAGAGGGTAATGTTATTTTAGCAGAAGGCGACATAGATGACGAGAAGCTTACCATTTCTCCTGAAGAGATTGAGGAGCAGAAGCGGATTTATTCGCAGGGTTGTGCGGTTCTTAAGGACGGGACCATAATCGAGGGCACTGTTATCGCAGTCCGTGGGAATGATGTGATGATTGATATTGGATTTAAGTCGGAAGGGATTTTGCCCATTGATGAGTTCGGCGAGCAGAAGCCAGAGGTAGGGCAGAAAGTTGAGGTGTTCCTTGACGCACTTGAAGATGAGAACGGTCAGGTCGTTATATCGAAGAAAAAAGCTGATTTCATAAAAGTTTGGGATATAATTCGTGAAGCTTACGAGACACAAAAACCCATAAAGGGTAAAATAAAGAAGCGCATAAAAGGCGGAATGGTCGTCGATATACTCGGCGTTGATGCATTCCTTCCTGGGTCACAAATAGCATTAAGACCGATTCCCGACTTTGACGCTTTAATAGGCGAAGAATATGAGTTCCGTGTGATAAAGCTTAACAAGATGAGAAGGAATATAGTTGTTTCCCGCCGCGCATTGCTCGAAGCCGAGAGGGAGAAGCAACGACAAGAGTTGCTTAAAACCATCGAGGAGGGTCAGGTTAGAGAGGGTATAGTTAAGAATATAACTGATTTCGGCGTTTTCGTTGACCTTGGTGGGCTTGATGGACTACTCCACATTACGGACATGTCGTGGACGAGGATAAATCACCCCTCCGAGCTTGTTAAAATAGGGGATAAGATAAAAGTCAAAATCCTAAAATACGACCGCGAAAAGCAGCGCATATCACTTGGACTAAAACAGCTTACCCCATCACCATGGGATGATGTAGACAAGAGATTCCCTAAGGGCGCCAAAGTTAAGGGCAAAGTCGTTAATCTTACAAAATACGGTGCTTTCGTCAGGCTTGCTGAGGGTGTTGAGGGCTTAATCCATGTTTCCGAAATGTCGTGGACCAAACGAATAAGCCATCCAGCGGAGATGCTGGAAGTAGGTCAGGAAATATTCTGCGTGGTGCTCGATGTGGATAAGGAAAACCACAAAATATCGCTTGGACTCAAACAGCTCGAACCAGACCCGTGGCAGGTGGCAGCCAAGAAGTATAAACCGGGCACAAGGGTTACTGGTGTTGTGAGGAATTTAACGGCGTTCGGCGCGTTCGTCGAGATAGCTGAAGGTATAGAGGGTTTAATACACATTTCCGACATTTCCTGGACCAAACGGGTTAATCATCCGAGCGAGTTTTTCAGGCGCGGTCAAAAAATTGAAGCGGTGGTGCTCGAGATAGACCCCGAAAACCACAAGCTTTCACTTGGATACAAGCAGCTACAGCCCAACCCGTGGCCCGCATTGGGAAGAAAATATTTTGTTGGAGCGGAAACTGAGGGCAGAATAATCCACATGACCGACCGCGGCGTTGTAGTCGAATTGCCCGATAAGGTTGAAGGATTTGTTCCCGTAACGCAGCTTGGTAAACGCGTCGATCGTCCTCAGGATGCGTTCGGTGTGGGCGATATATTGCCTCTTAAGGTTATAGAGTTTGAGCCGCGTGACCACCGAATCGTGCTGTCGGTAGATGCATACTTCAAGAGCCGCGAGAAAGCTGACCTCGAAAGATACCTTGCCGCACATCCCATAAAGACCGTAAAAGTAAGAGATGTAGCGAAAGTAACACACAGGAAAAAAGAAGAATCGGAATAA
- a CDS encoding 30S ribosomal protein S20, producing MPYKKHKTVFKRLRQSLKRRERNRIVRGSVRAVLKAIRNYKTPEEVMKRLAWTIKAEDQDQLKKILMAKMYSIVDKAYQKGVIHRNKAARHKAQIAEWFNNLQAQ from the coding sequence ATGCCATACAAGAAGCACAAAACCGTTTTTAAGCGATTGCGCCAGAGTCTGAAGCGTCGAGAAAGAAACAGGATAGTGAGGGGTTCTGTTAGGGCAGTGCTTAAGGCTATAAGAAACTATAAAACCCCCGAAGAAGTAATGAAGCGCCTCGCATGGACCATCAAAGCCGAGGACCAGGACCAGCTCAAAAAAATTCTTATGGCTAAAATGTATTCTATAGTCGATAAGGCATATCAAAAAGGTGTTATACATCGAAACAAAGCTGCCCGCCACAAAGCCCAAATAGCGGAATGGTTCAACAATCTTCAGGCGCAGTAA